In the genome of candidate division KSB1 bacterium, the window GATTGCAGAGCTCATCACTTTGGAGCAGGGCAAACCGCGCACCGAAGCGCTGTACGTCGAGGTTTTGACGACGTTGAGCCTCTTAAAGGACCAGTACCGATACGGCGGCAGGCTGCTGCAACGTCGACGCATCAGGCTTGAGCAGCCGCTTTTGGCGCATAAATTCGCGCGCATTTCTTATGAACCTTACGGCGTCGTCGCCGTCATCTCACCGTGGAATTTTCCATTTTCAGTACCGCTGCCGCAGATTACGGCGGCATTGCTGGCCGGCAACAGCGTCGTTTTCAAGCCGTCGCCCGAGGTCATTCTCATCGGACGCAAGATTGACGAGCTTTTTCGTGCCGCCGGTTTTCCGGAAAATCTCGTAACGACGCTTTTTCTCCTTGACACAGACGCCCCCTATTTGACCGCTCACCGCGTTATCGACAAGATCGTGTTTACCGGCAGTACGGTCACCGGCAGCAGCGTCATGGCAGCGGCTGCGCAGGAGATCAAGCCGGTCGTGCTCGAATTAGGCGGGAAGGATGCGGCGATCGTAGCAGCAGATGCCGACCTCCATCGCGCCGTCAAGGGCATCGTATGGGGAGCCATGTTCAATGCCGGTCAAGTCTGCGCTTCAATCGAGCGCGTCTATGTCGAACGGTCAATTATCGAAAAGTTTCTCGAATTGTGCCTGCAGGAGGTCAAAGCTCTCAAATTCGGCGACCCGCGCGATCCCGATACGCAGGTCGGTCCACTGACGACGCTGCAGCAGGTGCAAAAGGTCGAAGAGCAGGTCAAAGACGCGTTGGATCGGGGAGCCCGCTGTTTGTTCGGGGGGTATCGCCTGAAACGAGCGGGATTCTTTTTTTCCCCGACGCTGATGACGGATGTCGATCATTCCATGAAGATTATGCGCGAGGAGACCTTTGGGCCGGTGCTGCCGGTGATGGCGGTCGATTCTCTCCAAGATGCCGTAACGTTGGCAAACGATTCAGAGTACGGCCTCAGCGCCTACGTTTGGACGCGGTCCCGCAAAACCGCCGCACGTTTGGCGGCAGATTTACAGGCCGGTACCGTCATCGTCAACGACAGTGCCGTAACCTGGGGTGAACCGAAGGCTCCATGGGGCGGCGTCAAAAAGAGCGGTATCGGCAGAACACGCGGCCGAGAGACCATACTCGAATGGGTACAGCCGAAATTCACCGCTTTCGACGAGGGCAGAAAAAAGACCAATCTTTGGTGGTTTCCATACAGCGCCGAGACGGCAACATTGGCAGTTTTGGCGGGAGAGGCCCTCTTTTTACGCAAGCCGTCCAAGCTTTGGAAACTTGTTAAAACAGCGTTTCACTCCCGCTTTGCCGCCTCTGCCCATTGGTCCTCCATCATGAAAAATTTTCGCAAGCTCTTCTGATGCGCATTGCCGTCATCATTCCAACATACAACCGCGCCGAGTTGACCATCGAAGCGGTCGAATCGGTTTTACAACAAGTCTCGCCGGCGGACGAGATTTGGGTTGTCGACGACGGTTCCGAGGACGATACGCCGGCTAAAATCAACGCAATGGGTGGCGGCGTGCGGCTGCTCAGGCAGGAAAAGCGCGGCGTTTCGGCGGCGCGAAACGCAGGCATTCGTGCCGCTCACTGTGAATGGCTGGCGTTTCTGGACTCCGATGACCTGTGGAAGCCCAAAAAGTTGCTGCGTCAGCGCGAGGAATTGGCAAAAAGCCCCGATCTGCGAGTCTGTTTTACCGACGAAGAGTGGCGTCAGCACGGAAAATGGAAAAATCAGCGGCTGATTCATGCCAAATCCGGCGGCTGGATTTTCGAGAAATGCCTGCCGCGATGTATGATCAGCCCTTCCTCGGTTCTGGTTCACCGCAGCGTCTTTGCAGAGGTTGGCCTATTCGATGAATCGCTGCCCGCCTGCGAAGATTATGATCTTTGGCTGCGCGTCTGCTGCCGTATGCCGGTGCTCTACATTCCGGAAAAACTGATCGTCAAACGGGCGGGCGCATGGGAACAGCTCTCCAAACAGCACAGCTTGGACAAATATCGTATCCGCAGCCTGTGCTCGCTGCTGGACAAGTCACCGCTTTCTGCAGAACAACGGCGCGCAGCGGAAACGGCCTTGATGGAAAAAATCCGCATCTATGCAATCGGCTGCCGAAAACACGGCCGGTATGAAGAACTCGAATGGTTAAGGGGAATTGTCGCCAACCGGCTGCCTGAGGCGATGCCGTTTTTGGAAACAGGTAAAGAATGAACCATACCGCGCATAAACATTCCGCCCTCCCTGCCTGGGCGATTAACGGCATCGTCTACCAGGTCAATGTTCGCCAATATACGCGCGAAGGTACGTTTCGTGCCTTTGCCGCATATTTGCCGCGCTTGAAGGAATTGGGCGTCAACATTCTCTATTTTATGCCGATCCATCCCATCGGTCGAATCCGGCGCAAAGGATCATTGGGCAGCTACTATGCGGTCCAGGATTATTTCAGCATCAATCCGGAATTCGGCACCATGGAGGATTTTCGGGAACTAGTCCGTGCCGCGCATGCGCAAGGCATGCGTGTGCTCATCGATCTGGTGGCCAACCATACGGCATGGGACAACCCCATGCTGAACGAACATCCGGAATGGTATCATCATGATAAAAACGGCAAAATCACGTCGCCGTTGGCTGAATGGAGCGACGCGGCGGAGCTCGACTATAGACAGGTCGCCTTGCGGCAACACATGACCGAAGTGATGCTGTATTGGCTGCGCGAAGCCGATATTGACGGCTACCGCTGCGATGTTGCGGAAATGGTGCCCTACTATTTTTGGCGTCGAGCCATCGGACAAGCTAAGCGGCTAAAACCCTTGCTGATGATTGCCGAAGGACAGAATCCCAGGCTGCACCGCGTCGGCTTTCATGTTACCTATGCCTTTAACATGGCGGCGCTGTTCAATGATATTGCCGCCGGAGTACGCTCGCCGCGCGAAATCGACTATTTTCTTGAACTCGATCATCGTCTCTATCCGCCGACAGGCAAAAGGCTTCGCTATACCTGCAATCATGACCTCAACTCTTGGCTCGGACCGGCGGTTGTTCGCTTGGGCCAGGCGGCACGTGTCTTTGCAGTGCTCACGTTTACCCTTCCCGGGATGCCGTTTATCTATAACGGTCAAGAGATCGGTTCGACCAAATCTCTTGCTTTTTTTGATAAGGACGAAATCGATTGGAAACCGAGCGAATGGTTCGATTTTTATCGCAGGCTATGTAGGGCCTATAGAGAGCACCCTGCGCTTTACAGCGGCAAAATGGAGCGGCTAAAAGACGGTAATTCCCCGCTTGTATACGGCTTTGTGCGCAACCGGCCCAACGACTGTGCCGTAATTCTTGCCAACCTTTGCGATCGGCCGATGCATGGAGCAGCAGAAGGCGTACGGTTTAAAGGAAGCTATTTAGAATTGTTTACGAGCGAAAAAACTGCCCTTAACGGGCGAGTTACCTATGCATTACAGCCTTGGGAAGTCCGTGTCTACTTGAAGGAGAATGTCTGATGGAAAAAGTAGGCTTTATCGGTTTGGGGATTATGGGAAAGCCGATGGCTTTGAATCTGCTGAAGGCAGATTTCCCGCTGACGGTTTGGAACCGCACGCCGGAAAAAATGGCGCCGGTCGTAGCTCAGGGAGCGAAAGCGGCAACTTCGCCGAAGGAAACGGCGCAGAACAGCACAATCATCATTACCATGGTCACCGACACCCCAGACGTCGAAGAGGTGACGCTGGGCAAGGAGGGTATTCTTGAAGGCGCTGCAAAAGGCAGTGTAGTCATTGATATGAGTACGATTTCGCCGACGGCTACGCGTGAATTTGCCGAACGGTTGGAGGCGCACGGCATCGAGCATTTGGATGCACCGGTCAGCGGCGGCGACGTCGGTGCTGCAGCCGGCACCTTGGCGGCGATGGTGGGCGGCAAAGCCGAAGTTTTGGAACGCTGCAGGCCGGTTTTGGAGGCTATGTGTAAGACCATCACTCATGTCGGCGGCCATGGGATGGGGCAAACAGTGAAATTATGCAATCAGATTCTGGTGAGTCTGACAAATCTGGCAGTCTGCGAGGCAGTTACATTTGCCAAGGCTGCGGGAATCGATCCCACGATAATGATTTCTGCCGTGCAGAACGGCGCCGCCGGTTCCTGGCAATTGACGAACCTGGGGATAAAGATGGCGCGCCGCGACTTTGCGCCGGGTTTCATGATCGATCTGCAGCAAAAAGATCTGCGGCTTGCGCTGCAGGCGGCCGAAGAGCTCTCTCTTCCGCTGCCGGGCTTGTCGCTTGTACACCAACTTTTTCTTTCCTGTCAGGCGGCTGGAGAAGGTCGTGAAGGGACACAGGCACTCATCAAAGCCATTGAAAGGCTGGCAGTTCGGAAGATGATTTCGCCTGAAAATTGAGGGGCAGGTCGTCTCCGCCCAGAGAGCCGATCCTTCTCTTATAAAAACGGGAAATTTCGCTTGACTTTTTGACAGAAAAATGATAGACTTGCCCGTAATAAAATGTAATAGACGATCCAATTGATTTTTTGTTCTGTTTCGAAAACGGCAAAGGAACGCTCGAATCCCTCTAAAAGTAAAAAATATTGGAAACAGGCAAAATGTTAACAATCAACTGATGGGAGAAGTGCTATGCGTACCTCCAAACTACTCTTCTTGGCGCTGCTGGCCTCGCTTCTCGTCTTTTGCGGGAAAAAGGAAAAAACGGCTATCGGCCCAACCCCAATTGACGGCGACGGCGACGGCGGCCAAGCTACAGCTTTTATTCTAAAGAAACACGCCATCATCGAACAGCTGCCTGATTTTGTCGTCACGCTGTTTACCGTGACAGATATGGATCGTAAGGGCGTAACTTTCTTGACCGTCGATCGGTTTCAAGTCATTGAGCAGAATCAGCCCATTGACCTGCTCAAAGCGAATGCGTTTCTCCTCAAACGTGCGGATTTGAATTACACCCTTAAAACGCGCATTATTATCGACAACAATCAGGGTTCGAATTTAGAATTGCTCAAAAAAGGCGCGGTCGAGTTCATCAAAAAGATGGACTATCAGCAGCAGATCGCGGTGTATACGCTTTCCGATAAGCTCAATAAAATCATCGATTTTACCAACAATCAAGCCAATCTCATCGCCGCGGTTGAAGGAATAACGGAGGGGAACGCCGCTTTTGACCTTTATGGAGCTGTTCTGGAAGCCTATCGAGAGGATAAGGAAGAGTATACCGCCGACAACATCATCCAGAACTCGGTGGTTCTCTTTATCGACAGCAACGATACGGTGGGCAGCTATCCGATCGACGTCATCAAGTACGCCACCATCGATCGACAGATCTACACGGTGGGTTACGGCAGCAACTTGAATTCTAGCGATCTGAGTCAGGTCGGCGTAAAATCCTTTTACCAGGCGACAACCGAGGCGGCTTTCCTACAGAATGCGGTGAAAGCCCAATCTATGCTCGTCCGCTATGCCGACTCTTTTTATTGGTTGAGCTATCGTTCGGCTAAGCGCAACGCTAAAGGACACACCCTCAAGATCACCGTTGCGGGCAACCTCAACACCGGCGAGGGTTCCGAAATAATCGGCACCTTTGACAGCGAATCGTTTGTCGATGTCGCCAACGGCCTCTATGTCAACTGGTCTTATTCAAATCCCCAGGGCATCAACCTCCTTTTGGTGCAGGTAAACAACAAGAGGACTATTCAGGTCCTTTCGATGGGCGGTGGAAAGGTACCCTCATTCAGCTATTCGCTATCCGATCCTAATGTCGTAACTCTGGTTCCCGGAGGCGGCGGCAGGTTGACTGTGATTGCCAAGGGAGCGGCGGGAGATTCCTGCAAATTGACGATTCGAGATACCGCCAACAATCTCAGCAAAGAGATCACCATCAGACTGGTGGCCTTCCAAATGGGGTATGTGCTTCTGGAGTGGTGGGACAATATCCAGGGAACCGCGGTTGCGGATTTGACGAAAAATCCACGCTTCCCCAAGAGCCCGTCCGGCAGCAAAGAGATCAACATTTGGGAAATCGAAAAGGATAAAAAAGATAATTATGGTACCCGCATACGCGGTTATATCCATCCGCCGGTGACCGGTAAATATATTTTCTGGATTTCCAGCGACGACGCTTCAGAGCTGTGGTTGAGCAAAGACTCCGATCCGGCCAACAAAGTAAAAATCTGCTATGTCGCTTCGTGGACCGCATCCCGTGAGTGGACCAAAGAGACCAATCAAAAGTCGGCTCCAATCAGCTTGGAAGCGGGCAAACATTACTACATGGAAAGCCTGCATAAAGAGGGAGGCGGCGGAGATAATCTCGCCGTAGCCTGGCAGGCTGAAGGCGGCAAGCTGGAAGTCATCGGCGGAGATTATCTCTCGCTTTATATCGGTGATTAAGCCAAAACCGTCATTAAGTGAATAAAAAAAAAGCCCGAGCTTTAGGCTCGGGCTTTTTTATTAGGTCCTCGAAAAGATTATGCCAACGCTTCCAACATTTTAATCACATGTTGATAAAAAAGCTCAACCGAGGCGATTTCTACTTTTTCGTCCGGCGAGTGCGGATACTTTATCGTCGGCCCAATAGAAATCATGTCCATCCCGGGAAAGCGTTCTCCAATAATGCCGCATTCGAGGCCGGCATGAATGGCTTCGTAACGGGCTTCCTTGCCCGTCACCTGCTTAAAGGTCGACATGGCCAATTTCAGAATTGGGGAGTCGAGATTGGGCTGCCAGCCCGGATAGCCCGGAGGCTGCTCAACGGCGGCGCCTGCCAGTTCTGCGATCGCTTTAATTTTATCCACCGTAGCCTGCAGCGCATTCATGTTGGAACTGCGGCTGCTGCAGAGAATCTCGATGCGATCAGCTTTGGTGTGGACAGCCGCAACGTTGTTGGAGGTTTCTACAAGCTTTTCGATCACCCGACTCATGGCCAGCACGCCGTGCGGCAGCGCGAACAGCAGCGCCGTCAGCCTTTTTTGGTCTTCCGGAATCAAAACTTCGCCCTTTTCATCAGTCGTTTTCAAGTTGAAAACAATCTGATCTTCGGCCGGATAAAACTCGCGGCGGATTTCATCGATTGCCTGAGCAAACCAGGTTTTCAGCTCATCCAAATCATTTTTCCGGATGACGATACGCGCAAAGGCTTCTCTGGGTATGGCGTTATGCTTATCGCCGCCTTCCAATGAAACCAGTTCGAACGGCCGCTTTTGATTAGCTTGATAAAGTAGGCGGTTGAGAATCTTGATTGCGTTGCCGCGCCCCAGATGGATATCGACCCCGGAATGGCCGCCTTTGAGACCGGAGAGCTGCAAGTCGAGCCCGATTTCACCGCTCGGCTTTCGCCGTCGGATCGGCAGGGTAAGATTGGAATCCCGGCCGCCTGCGCAGCCGATGGAAAAAACGCCCAGGTCTTCGCTGTCCAGATTGATCAGAAT includes:
- a CDS encoding aldehyde dehydrogenase family protein, giving the protein MPTEKSQWISSINPSTEEELGRIEAMSRDQVDEALQRSRAAADQWRRVDISERCRLIRRLSDLILAEQQSIAELITLEQGKPRTEALYVEVLTTLSLLKDQYRYGGRLLQRRRIRLEQPLLAHKFARISYEPYGVVAVISPWNFPFSVPLPQITAALLAGNSVVFKPSPEVILIGRKIDELFRAAGFPENLVTTLFLLDTDAPYLTAHRVIDKIVFTGSTVTGSSVMAAAAQEIKPVVLELGGKDAAIVAADADLHRAVKGIVWGAMFNAGQVCASIERVYVERSIIEKFLELCLQEVKALKFGDPRDPDTQVGPLTTLQQVQKVEEQVKDALDRGARCLFGGYRLKRAGFFFSPTLMTDVDHSMKIMREETFGPVLPVMAVDSLQDAVTLANDSEYGLSAYVWTRSRKTAARLAADLQAGTVIVNDSAVTWGEPKAPWGGVKKSGIGRTRGRETILEWVQPKFTAFDEGRKKTNLWWFPYSAETATLAVLAGEALFLRKPSKLWKLVKTAFHSRFAASAHWSSIMKNFRKLF
- a CDS encoding aminoacyl-histidine dipeptidase, with amino-acid sequence MSPFEGLKPALLWKHFDRLRQIPRPSGQEKAAADYVLSVAKSLGLEAEQDAVGNVVVRKKASPGHENAPTVVLQSHLDMVCEKNADKVFDFNRDPIQVKIKDGWLTADGTTLGADNGIGVAAMLAIFEDNTLIHGPLEGLFTVDEERGLVGARGIPKDALKGRILINLDSEDLGVFSIGCAGGRDSNLTLPIRRRKPSGEIGLDLQLSGLKGGHSGVDIHLGRGNAIKILNRLLYQANQKRPFELVSLEGGDKHNAIPREAFARIVIRKNDLDELKTWFAQAIDEIRREFYPAEDQIVFNLKTTDEKGEVLIPEDQKRLTALLFALPHGVLAMSRVIEKLVETSNNVAAVHTKADRIEILCSSRSSNMNALQATVDKIKAIAELAGAAVEQPPGYPGWQPNLDSPILKLAMSTFKQVTGKEARYEAIHAGLECGIIGERFPGMDMISIGPTIKYPHSPDEKVEIASVELFYQHVIKMLEALA
- a CDS encoding NAD(P)-dependent oxidoreductase produces the protein MEKVGFIGLGIMGKPMALNLLKADFPLTVWNRTPEKMAPVVAQGAKAATSPKETAQNSTIIITMVTDTPDVEEVTLGKEGILEGAAKGSVVIDMSTISPTATREFAERLEAHGIEHLDAPVSGGDVGAAAGTLAAMVGGKAEVLERCRPVLEAMCKTITHVGGHGMGQTVKLCNQILVSLTNLAVCEAVTFAKAAGIDPTIMISAVQNGAAGSWQLTNLGIKMARRDFAPGFMIDLQQKDLRLALQAAEELSLPLPGLSLVHQLFLSCQAAGEGREGTQALIKAIERLAVRKMISPEN
- a CDS encoding alpha-amylase family glycosyl hydrolase — encoded protein: MNHTAHKHSALPAWAINGIVYQVNVRQYTREGTFRAFAAYLPRLKELGVNILYFMPIHPIGRIRRKGSLGSYYAVQDYFSINPEFGTMEDFRELVRAAHAQGMRVLIDLVANHTAWDNPMLNEHPEWYHHDKNGKITSPLAEWSDAAELDYRQVALRQHMTEVMLYWLREADIDGYRCDVAEMVPYYFWRRAIGQAKRLKPLLMIAEGQNPRLHRVGFHVTYAFNMAALFNDIAAGVRSPREIDYFLELDHRLYPPTGKRLRYTCNHDLNSWLGPAVVRLGQAARVFAVLTFTLPGMPFIYNGQEIGSTKSLAFFDKDEIDWKPSEWFDFYRRLCRAYREHPALYSGKMERLKDGNSPLVYGFVRNRPNDCAVILANLCDRPMHGAAEGVRFKGSYLELFTSEKTALNGRVTYALQPWEVRVYLKENV
- a CDS encoding PA14 domain-containing protein, encoding MRTSKLLFLALLASLLVFCGKKEKTAIGPTPIDGDGDGGQATAFILKKHAIIEQLPDFVVTLFTVTDMDRKGVTFLTVDRFQVIEQNQPIDLLKANAFLLKRADLNYTLKTRIIIDNNQGSNLELLKKGAVEFIKKMDYQQQIAVYTLSDKLNKIIDFTNNQANLIAAVEGITEGNAAFDLYGAVLEAYREDKEEYTADNIIQNSVVLFIDSNDTVGSYPIDVIKYATIDRQIYTVGYGSNLNSSDLSQVGVKSFYQATTEAAFLQNAVKAQSMLVRYADSFYWLSYRSAKRNAKGHTLKITVAGNLNTGEGSEIIGTFDSESFVDVANGLYVNWSYSNPQGINLLLVQVNNKRTIQVLSMGGGKVPSFSYSLSDPNVVTLVPGGGGRLTVIAKGAAGDSCKLTIRDTANNLSKEITIRLVAFQMGYVLLEWWDNIQGTAVADLTKNPRFPKSPSGSKEINIWEIEKDKKDNYGTRIRGYIHPPVTGKYIFWISSDDASELWLSKDSDPANKVKICYVASWTASREWTKETNQKSAPISLEAGKHYYMESLHKEGGGGDNLAVAWQAEGGKLEVIGGDYLSLYIGD
- a CDS encoding glycosyltransferase family 2 protein, whose translation is MRIAVIIPTYNRAELTIEAVESVLQQVSPADEIWVVDDGSEDDTPAKINAMGGGVRLLRQEKRGVSAARNAGIRAAHCEWLAFLDSDDLWKPKKLLRQREELAKSPDLRVCFTDEEWRQHGKWKNQRLIHAKSGGWIFEKCLPRCMISPSSVLVHRSVFAEVGLFDESLPACEDYDLWLRVCCRMPVLYIPEKLIVKRAGAWEQLSKQHSLDKYRIRSLCSLLDKSPLSAEQRRAAETALMEKIRIYAIGCRKHGRYEELEWLRGIVANRLPEAMPFLETGKE